A window of Hymenobacter aerilatus contains these coding sequences:
- the pheS gene encoding phenylalanine--tRNA ligase subunit alpha, whose product MQENITRLRADIEAYDVTSHEQLEQFRIAFTGRKGQLADLFDQLKTVPQEERRAVGQELNQLKQFAQQRFEERREQLEAAQNNAPADPTFDYTLPPTPQALGTRHPLSLVREEMVRIFSRIGFNVAEGPEIEDDWHNFTALNFPENHPARDMQDTFFIAPTAPPTHLENGEMASSESSSATPHPTGSPSHLLRTHTSTVQVRVMESQQPPIRSIMPGRVYRNEAISARAHMMFHQVEGIFIDEGVSFADLKQTVYYFVQEMFGEDIQIRFRPSFFPFTEPSAEIDITCLICKGKGCNICKGSGWVEIGGCGMVDPAVLQQSGIDPERYSGYAWGMGIERITMLKYQIKDLRLFTENDMRFLRQFEGA is encoded by the coding sequence ATGCAGGAGAATATCACGCGGCTGCGCGCCGACATTGAAGCATACGACGTTACCAGCCACGAGCAGCTGGAGCAATTCCGCATTGCCTTCACCGGCCGCAAGGGCCAGTTAGCCGATCTGTTCGATCAGCTGAAGACCGTGCCTCAGGAGGAGCGCCGGGCCGTGGGTCAGGAACTAAATCAGCTGAAGCAGTTTGCCCAGCAGCGGTTTGAGGAACGACGCGAACAGCTAGAAGCTGCCCAAAACAATGCCCCCGCCGACCCTACCTTCGACTACACCCTACCCCCTACGCCCCAGGCCCTGGGCACGCGCCACCCCCTAAGCCTAGTGCGCGAGGAAATGGTGCGCATCTTCTCCCGCATTGGCTTCAACGTGGCCGAGGGACCCGAAATTGAGGACGATTGGCACAACTTCACGGCCCTCAACTTCCCCGAAAACCACCCGGCGCGCGACATGCAGGATACGTTCTTCATCGCGCCTACTGCCCCACCCACTCATCTGGAAAACGGTGAAATGGCGAGCAGTGAAAGTTCATCTGCCACTCCCCATCCCACAGGTTCACCATCTCACCTGCTGCGCACGCACACCAGCACAGTGCAGGTGCGCGTGATGGAAAGCCAGCAGCCGCCCATCCGCAGCATCATGCCGGGCCGGGTGTATCGCAACGAGGCTATTTCGGCGCGGGCGCACATGATGTTCCACCAGGTAGAAGGTATCTTTATCGATGAGGGCGTGAGCTTTGCCGACCTCAAGCAGACCGTGTACTACTTCGTGCAGGAGATGTTTGGAGAGGATATTCAGATTCGGTTCCGCCCCTCGTTCTTTCCCTTCACCGAGCCATCCGCCGAAATCGACATCACCTGCCTGATTTGTAAAGGCAAGGGCTGCAACATCTGCAAGGGTAGCGGCTGGGTTGAAATTGGCGGCTGCGGCATGGTAGACCCCGCCGTGCTCCAGCAATCCGGCATCGACCCCGAGCGCTACTCCGGCTACGCCTGGGGCATGGGTATCGAGCGCATCACCATGCTCAAGTACCAGATCAAGGACCTGCGCCTGTTCACAGAAAACGATATGCGCTTCTTACGGCAGTTTGAGGGAGCCTAA
- a CDS encoding M16 family metallopeptidase has product MIHFTEFTLNNGLRCIVHEDHTTPMAVLNVLYNVGSRDEDPEHTGFAHLFEHLMFSGSVNIPSYDEPLQLVGGENNAFTSPDITNYYLTVPAANIETGFWLESDRMLNLAFSEHGLEVQRKVVVEEFKQNYLNQPYGDLWLNLRPLAYQQHPYRWATIGKEVSHIENATMQQVRDFFAKHYAPQNAVLVVAGSVTEAEVKRLAEKWFGPIPGGTRYERQLPQEPRQQEARFLELMSDVPLSALYKVYHMPSRADEAYYPVDLLSDVLGRGKSSRLYQRLVKEQQLFNSISASVSGSLEPGLLVVSGKLNAGVTLEEADAAVEAIVAELRTELVPAEELEKVKNQAEASIVFGEIELLNRAMNLAYSKLIGDANLVNQESAKVQAVTPEAVLAAAQDVLRPDNCSTLYYRAQPKEAAATLAVAEEME; this is encoded by the coding sequence ATGATTCACTTCACCGAATTCACCCTCAACAACGGCTTGCGCTGCATTGTGCACGAAGACCACACCACGCCTATGGCCGTGCTGAATGTGCTCTACAACGTAGGCTCGCGCGATGAGGACCCCGAGCATACCGGCTTTGCGCATCTATTTGAGCACCTGATGTTTTCGGGGTCCGTGAACATTCCGAGCTATGATGAGCCTCTGCAACTGGTAGGCGGCGAAAATAACGCCTTTACCTCGCCCGACATCACCAACTACTACCTTACGGTGCCGGCCGCTAACATTGAAACTGGTTTCTGGCTGGAATCGGACCGGATGCTGAACCTGGCTTTCTCGGAACACGGCCTGGAAGTGCAGCGCAAGGTGGTGGTAGAGGAATTTAAGCAGAACTACCTCAACCAGCCCTACGGCGACCTGTGGCTGAACCTGCGCCCCTTAGCCTACCAGCAGCACCCCTACCGCTGGGCTACCATTGGCAAGGAAGTTAGCCACATCGAAAACGCCACTATGCAGCAGGTGCGCGACTTTTTTGCCAAGCACTACGCACCCCAAAACGCTGTGCTGGTAGTAGCCGGGTCCGTGACGGAGGCCGAAGTGAAGCGCCTGGCCGAAAAGTGGTTCGGACCGATTCCGGGCGGCACACGCTACGAGCGGCAGCTACCCCAGGAGCCGCGCCAGCAGGAAGCCCGCTTCTTAGAGCTCATGTCCGATGTGCCGCTGAGCGCCCTCTACAAAGTGTACCACATGCCCAGCCGCGCAGACGAGGCCTACTACCCCGTCGACCTGCTAAGCGACGTGCTGGGCCGCGGTAAGTCATCGCGCCTGTATCAGCGACTCGTGAAGGAGCAGCAGCTGTTCAACTCCATCTCGGCATCAGTGTCAGGGTCGTTGGAGCCAGGGCTGCTGGTCGTAAGCGGCAAGCTAAACGCCGGCGTAACGCTGGAAGAGGCTGACGCGGCCGTGGAAGCTATTGTTGCTGAGCTGCGCACCGAGTTGGTACCCGCCGAGGAGTTGGAAAAAGTGAAAAATCAGGCCGAAGCCAGCATTGTATTCGGGGAAATTGAACTGCTGAATCGCGCCATGAACCTGGCATACAGCAAGCTCATCGGCGACGCCAACTTGGTGAACCAGGAAAGCGCCAAGGTGCAAGCCGTGACGCCTGAAGCCGTACTGGCCGCCGCCCAGGATGTACTGCGACCCGACAATTGCAGTACCCTCTACTACCGCGCCCAACCCAAAGAAGCTGCCGCTACATTAGCCGTAGCGGAAGAAATGGAGTAG
- a CDS encoding AraC family transcriptional regulator, whose product MQLLTAPNLRIPTYPLETDGQLASLQVRSMTRVAVHGKNDLLVPHRKDYYFLALLWEGSGRHWIDTVPYTLKPGTLYFTVPHQVHLKEELQPVSGFNINFTEEFLALDGSGTLRQLPIIQNPYNGHELHLTPADMAFVQDILGKLYAEYQAAHTWQHAMLLAYMNVLLVYLSRLYTTQYRAPEGADDAVLLGKFRARIEASFARHHDVAAYAAMLHLSAGHLSDVVKEQSGKSAITHIHERLVVEAKRLLFHTEYTSKEIAFQLGFEDASYFNRFFKRLTQQTPLQYRSGVREMYQ is encoded by the coding sequence ATGCAACTCCTTACTGCCCCCAACCTACGCATCCCGACTTACCCCTTGGAAACAGATGGCCAGCTCGCCTCTTTGCAGGTCCGCAGTATGACGCGGGTAGCGGTGCATGGGAAGAACGATCTGCTGGTGCCTCACCGCAAGGACTACTATTTTCTGGCGCTGCTTTGGGAAGGCAGCGGCCGGCATTGGATTGATACTGTGCCGTACACCCTGAAACCGGGTACGCTGTATTTCACCGTTCCGCACCAAGTGCATCTGAAAGAGGAGCTACAGCCGGTTTCGGGGTTCAACATCAACTTCACGGAGGAGTTTCTGGCGCTGGATGGAAGCGGCACGCTGCGGCAGCTGCCTATCATTCAGAACCCCTATAATGGGCATGAGCTACACCTCACGCCAGCCGATATGGCTTTTGTGCAGGATATTTTGGGGAAGCTGTATGCCGAATACCAAGCGGCGCACACGTGGCAGCACGCCATGCTGCTGGCTTATATGAACGTGCTGCTGGTATACTTGAGCCGCCTCTACACGACCCAGTACCGGGCGCCAGAAGGGGCCGACGACGCGGTGCTACTAGGAAAGTTTCGGGCTCGGATTGAGGCCTCCTTCGCCCGTCACCACGATGTAGCCGCCTATGCTGCTATGCTACACCTTTCGGCCGGCCACCTGAGCGACGTAGTGAAAGAGCAGAGCGGTAAATCGGCCATCACGCACATCCACGAGCGGCTGGTGGTAGAAGCCAAGCGGCTGCTGTTCCATACCGAGTACACCAGCAAGGAAATTGCGTTTCAGCTGGGTTTTGAGGACGCGTCCTATTTCAATCGCTTCTTCAAGCGCCTCACCCAGCAAACTCCTTTGCAGTACCGTAGCGGCGTCCGCGAAATGTACCAGTGA
- a CDS encoding SDR family oxidoreductase, whose translation MKTVLITGANRSIGFETARQLAAQGYYIYLGSRSLESGSEAVAKLQAEGLTTVEPIQIDIADEASIRTAREELSKRTDSLDVLINNAGISGPMPQSTITTETAAIRQVFDTNFFGTINVTQAFLDLLRKSDEPRIVNVTSGLGSLEMQTNPASKFYQVKSAAYGPSKTALNAYTVALAYDLRDTPFKINVVDPGYTATDFNHHSGPGTVEDAAKIIAKYATVGADGPTGQFFSNDADGEGDKMPW comes from the coding sequence ATGAAAACCGTACTCATCACCGGCGCCAACCGCAGCATCGGATTTGAAACCGCCCGGCAACTGGCCGCGCAAGGCTACTATATCTACCTGGGAAGCCGTAGCCTGGAAAGTGGCAGCGAGGCCGTAGCAAAGCTGCAAGCCGAGGGCCTGACGACCGTGGAACCCATTCAGATTGACATTGCAGATGAAGCTTCCATTCGTACGGCACGGGAGGAACTAAGCAAGCGGACCGACTCGCTGGACGTTTTGATTAACAACGCGGGCATCAGCGGCCCCATGCCGCAAAGCACGATTACCACCGAAACAGCCGCTATCCGGCAGGTGTTCGACACCAATTTTTTCGGCACCATCAACGTCACGCAGGCTTTTCTGGACCTGCTGCGCAAGTCCGACGAGCCGCGCATCGTCAATGTCACCTCGGGGCTAGGCTCCCTGGAGATGCAAACCAACCCGGCGTCGAAGTTCTACCAAGTGAAATCTGCCGCTTACGGTCCTTCCAAAACGGCCTTGAACGCCTACACGGTGGCCCTGGCCTACGATCTGCGCGATACGCCCTTCAAAATAAACGTGGTTGACCCTGGCTACACCGCTACCGACTTCAACCACCACAGCGGCCCCGGCACGGTGGAGGACGCGGCCAAAATTATTGCCAAGTACGCCACCGTGGGTGCCGACGGTCCTACCGGCCAGTTCTTCAGCAACGATGCCGACGGTGAAGGCGACAAAATGCCTTGGTAG
- a CDS encoding QcrA and Rieske domain-containing protein — translation MSSTSANRALLALLLFLSQALLGCGSNTSNDPSPQIPYAIVNEVLNLRNQENANLLFDNGTITHTGGLRGLIVVRQPGGTYTAFERTCPYQPQNACARISIDPSSRLFLVDSCCGSRFDLQGQVLAGPATRPLRRYTTNVSGNLLSINN, via the coding sequence ATGTCGTCTACCTCTGCCAACCGGGCATTGCTGGCCCTGCTGCTTTTTCTGAGCCAAGCGCTGTTAGGTTGCGGCTCCAATACTAGCAACGACCCTAGCCCGCAAATTCCCTATGCTATTGTGAATGAGGTGCTGAATCTGAGAAACCAGGAAAATGCCAACCTGCTCTTCGACAACGGCACCATAACCCACACTGGGGGATTGCGCGGGCTGATTGTGGTACGGCAGCCCGGCGGCACCTACACGGCCTTCGAGCGCACCTGCCCCTACCAACCCCAAAACGCCTGCGCCCGCATCAGCATCGACCCTTCGTCGCGCCTGTTTCTGGTCGACTCGTGCTGCGGCTCCCGTTTCGACCTGCAAGGGCAGGTATTGGCCGGGCCAGCCACGCGGCCGCTACGACGCTACACAACTAATGTGTCGGGTAATCTATTGAGCATCAATAATTAG
- a CDS encoding Fur family transcriptional regulator codes for MEKPHNHIAETLSRHGLRQTPTRLRVLQVLGASPYALSGHEIEQQLGQDTDRITLYRTLRSFEEKGLIHRVIDASDIIRYAACSIECTEEAHFDNHVHFKCTECAHIYCLNQVAIPTVALPTSFRAVSRDYLLAGVCNRCQ; via the coding sequence ATGGAAAAGCCTCACAACCATATTGCCGAAACGCTTAGTCGTCATGGCTTGCGTCAGACGCCTACCCGCCTACGTGTGCTTCAGGTACTGGGAGCCTCACCCTATGCTCTGTCGGGCCACGAGATTGAGCAGCAGCTAGGGCAGGACACCGACCGCATTACGCTGTACCGCACGTTGCGCTCCTTCGAGGAGAAAGGCTTGATTCACCGCGTTATCGACGCATCCGACATCATCCGCTACGCGGCCTGCTCTATTGAGTGCACCGAAGAAGCGCACTTCGATAATCATGTGCATTTCAAGTGCACCGAGTGCGCCCACATTTACTGTCTTAACCAAGTGGCCATTCCGACCGTGGCACTACCTACCAGCTTCCGCGCCGTGAGCCGCGACTACCTACTGGCCGGCGTGTGCAACCGCTGCCAGTAG
- a CDS encoding MerC family mercury resistance protein — protein MKHSLPRVWADYGGIVNATLCLLHCAAGPLLLAWWSGTQHAAPAPYWDALFLVLSGVLVVGATWRLSSLGLRLALWAFFALFAATVLLVDYWSWLELVQYAASLGLVGTHLLNLRYCRRCAAVPATISG, from the coding sequence ATGAAACATTCCTTACCTCGTGTTTGGGCTGACTACGGAGGCATAGTAAATGCGACGCTCTGCTTACTCCATTGTGCGGCTGGTCCTCTATTGCTAGCCTGGTGGAGTGGTACCCAGCACGCAGCGCCTGCTCCGTACTGGGATGCACTGTTTCTGGTGCTGAGTGGTGTGTTGGTGGTAGGAGCAACATGGCGGCTTTCGTCGCTGGGGCTCCGCCTGGCTCTATGGGCTTTCTTTGCGTTGTTTGCGGCCACTGTGCTGCTGGTCGATTACTGGTCGTGGCTGGAACTAGTGCAGTATGCTGCCTCGCTAGGGTTGGTTGGTACACATCTGCTTAATCTGCGTTACTGCCGCCGTTGCGCCGCAGTGCCAGCCACTATTTCTGGTTGA
- a CDS encoding SusC/RagA family TonB-linked outer membrane protein has protein sequence MRPFLLFSFLCTAAPTLAQQPDMLTPRRVTVAVSAIADSLTLPGIDSSRASFIDQVQGILIERNRSFPFLPIQEQLRQVAGVQATPFSGAPGAQVVVRIRGAASFANHARPLYVVDGVPVFQRTFWSGVSDAVYLDALPEIQELDTNPLLHIPTEDIEQVEVLKGAFETAQYGSQGINGVIRITTRRGRTGAPRVQYNGYGGLQQARYRYELLDARQYATLANEAARNDGESPRFSSAELAALGRGTDWQAELLRTAVVQGHHLSLAGGTATTHYYTGVDYLGQQGIMLNSNLRRYAVRANVDQQLGQRLHVAARGSLSETQRRVPSYYALQNALYERPTRTVQDTVYQRRDWITPVQEASEWYQTPRQQRLLTQLDARYRLATGLTLEVLGGLERATQRSQSYKSVTISAAGKYADLTSTYKQWLVNPALRYARDFAGGRHAVAASVEAIGQQQTTKDELLSYIPGAPVEGREYSYSLIESLFYRLTGGYTFAGRYQLQGSLRHDVLSIMPAADRKLWLPGAQATWHTDKEAFLKDNATISKLNVWVGWGYTMGASNVGGTRYTLFKPGFPIVANNRLLPLRERSRQLDAGFTLGLWQDQLNVTIQSYTRHTIDDQEEYLKLPGTLHNKGVELSLAGRWRLGAVQGSTALAGAINRNRYQAELSATPTSYEQAVYNQPLSTFYGLRYLGIDAAGLPRFAEGPTNGRPIEDQQPLGSGLPRQLLTLTQQLQYKRFALDVQADAMWGYQVQNIQLGVLDAPSGIDNATTRVLNRWTPTNTATDVPRASQQFRAVSFSNYILQSGNHVRLTAVSLSYPVWKREAHSASVWVGGQNLLVVTRYRGYDPNVSSFGSDNKQAGIDQGAYPTARTFLLGVRATL, from the coding sequence ATGCGCCCATTTTTACTTTTCAGCTTCCTCTGTACCGCCGCGCCTACCCTAGCTCAGCAGCCCGACATGCTGACCCCGCGCCGGGTAACGGTAGCTGTATCAGCTATTGCCGACTCTCTTACTTTACCAGGGATTGATTCATCCAGAGCTTCTTTTATTGACCAAGTACAGGGTATACTTATCGAAAGAAATAGATCTTTTCCCTTCCTGCCCATCCAAGAGCAGCTACGCCAAGTAGCCGGCGTGCAGGCTACACCTTTCTCTGGAGCACCGGGGGCGCAGGTGGTGGTACGTATCAGAGGCGCGGCCAGCTTTGCCAATCATGCTCGGCCGCTGTATGTGGTAGATGGCGTGCCGGTGTTTCAGCGTACGTTTTGGTCAGGTGTAAGTGACGCCGTCTATCTGGATGCGCTGCCGGAGATACAGGAGCTGGACACCAATCCGCTGCTGCATATCCCAACGGAAGACATTGAGCAGGTAGAGGTATTGAAAGGTGCTTTCGAAACCGCGCAATATGGCTCGCAGGGTATCAATGGTGTTATCCGCATCACCACGCGCCGGGGGCGTACCGGGGCGCCGCGCGTGCAGTACAACGGCTATGGCGGCCTGCAGCAGGCCCGCTACCGCTACGAGCTGCTGGATGCCCGCCAATACGCCACGCTCGCTAACGAAGCTGCTCGAAACGATGGAGAATCACCGCGCTTCTCATCGGCCGAACTAGCGGCCCTAGGCCGGGGCACCGATTGGCAGGCGGAGCTGCTGCGCACGGCCGTCGTGCAGGGGCACCACCTCAGCCTGGCGGGCGGCACCGCCACCACGCATTACTACACGGGCGTCGACTACCTGGGTCAGCAAGGCATTATGTTGAATTCCAACCTACGTCGCTATGCCGTGCGAGCCAACGTGGACCAGCAACTGGGCCAACGCCTACACGTGGCGGCGCGGGGTAGCTTGAGCGAAACGCAGCGGCGCGTGCCGTCTTACTACGCCCTGCAAAACGCGCTCTACGAGCGGCCTACCCGCACGGTGCAGGACACTGTCTATCAGAGAAGGGATTGGATAACCCCGGTGCAAGAAGCTAGCGAATGGTACCAAACGCCCCGCCAGCAACGGTTGCTGACGCAACTAGATGCCCGGTACCGCCTGGCTACCGGGCTCACGTTGGAGGTATTAGGTGGATTGGAACGTGCCACGCAGCGTAGCCAGTCGTATAAATCGGTTACAATTTCCGCTGCTGGTAAGTATGCCGACCTTACCAGCACCTACAAGCAGTGGCTAGTCAATCCGGCCCTGCGCTACGCCCGCGACTTTGCGGGGGGGAGGCACGCCGTAGCCGCCAGCGTAGAGGCCATTGGGCAGCAGCAAACCACTAAAGACGAGTTGCTTAGCTACATTCCAGGTGCTCCCGTAGAAGGTCGTGAGTACAGCTATTCGTTAATAGAAAGCCTCTTTTACCGGCTGACAGGTGGCTACACATTTGCGGGGCGCTACCAACTGCAAGGCAGTCTGCGGCACGATGTCCTATCTATTATGCCGGCCGCCGACCGCAAGCTCTGGCTGCCGGGTGCACAGGCTACGTGGCACACAGATAAAGAGGCGTTTTTGAAAGATAACGCAACCATAAGCAAGCTGAATGTGTGGGTAGGCTGGGGCTATACGATGGGAGCAAGCAATGTGGGGGGCACTAGGTACACGTTGTTCAAACCCGGTTTTCCTATTGTTGCAAACAACCGACTGCTTCCCCTGCGGGAGCGAAGCCGGCAACTTGATGCTGGTTTTACGCTAGGCCTGTGGCAGGACCAGCTGAATGTGACCATTCAAAGCTACACTCGGCACACCATCGACGACCAGGAAGAGTACCTTAAGCTGCCGGGTACATTGCACAACAAAGGAGTAGAGCTGTCTTTGGCGGGGCGGTGGCGGCTGGGTGCGGTGCAGGGTAGCACGGCGCTGGCCGGCGCTATCAACCGCAACCGCTACCAGGCGGAACTCTCCGCTACTCCTACCTCGTACGAGCAGGCCGTGTACAACCAGCCGCTCAGCACGTTTTATGGTCTGCGCTACCTTGGGATAGATGCTGCCGGACTGCCGCGCTTCGCCGAAGGCCCCACCAATGGCAGACCGATTGAGGATCAGCAGCCATTGGGCAGCGGCCTACCTCGACAGCTACTCACCCTCACGCAACAACTTCAATACAAGCGTTTCGCGCTGGATGTGCAGGCCGATGCCATGTGGGGCTACCAGGTGCAGAACATACAGCTAGGGGTATTAGATGCGCCATCGGGCATAGACAATGCGACAACCCGCGTGCTGAATCGCTGGACTCCTACCAACACAGCTACCGATGTGCCGCGGGCCAGTCAGCAATTCAGAGCCGTATCTTTTAGTAATTATATCCTGCAATCCGGCAACCACGTCCGCCTGACGGCCGTCTCGCTCAGCTACCCAGTATGGAAGCGGGAAGCCCACAGCGCCAGCGTGTGGGTAGGCGGGCAGAATCTGCTGGTAGTCACGCGCTACCGTGGCTATGACCCCAACGTGAGTTCTTTCGGCTCCGACAACAAACAAGCTGGTATCGACCAGGGCGCCTACCCCACGGCACGCACGTTTTTGCTGGGTGTGCGAGCTACACTGTAA